A stretch of DNA from Streptomyces gobiensis:
GCTCGATGTCCGCCCGCGGTTCGGCCACGACGCCATGGTGGACCTGCGGTGGCAGGGCACCTGCTGGTCGGCACGGGGCGGCGGACTGCATCTGCGCTTCACCGCCGCGGGGGCGCGCCCGGCGCCCGGCGGCGGGCTGCGGGGCACGCTCACCGTTCCGGAGGGCGAGGAACGCGACATCGTGCTGGAGATCGGGACGCGGGAAGGCACCGATGCCCTGGACGCGGACCGGCTGTGGCGGTCCACCGAGGCCGAGTGGCGGCGATCCGTGCCGGACTGCTCGTCGCTGGCCGCCCCGCGCGACACCCGGCACGCCTACGCCGTACTGCGCGGACTCACCAGCACGGCCGGTGGCATGGCGGCAGCCGCCACGACCTCGCTGCCCGAACGCGCCAACGTCAACCGGAACTATGACTACCGGTTCGCCTGGATCCGCGACCAGTGCTATGCCGGTCTGGCGGTGGCCGCGCACGGCCCCCACCCGCTGCTCGACCAGGCCGTGCGCTTCATCACCGAGCGTGTCCTCGAGGACGGCCCGAAGCTTCGTCCGGCCTACACCGTCACCGGCGACAGGGTGGCGCCGGAGCGTCCGCTGTCCTTCCTTGCCGGTTTCCCGGGCGGCAGCAACCGGGTGGGCAACCGCGCCGCGCAGCAGTTCCAGCTCGACACCTTCGGTGAGGTTCTCCAGCTGTACGCGGCCGCCGCCCGGCACGACCGGCTGGACACCGACGCCCGGCGCGCCGCCGATGTCACCGTGGAAGCCGTGGCGGGGAACTGGACCAGACGGGACGCCGGGCTGTGGGAGCTGGACGAACGCTGGTGGGCGCACTCCCGGCTGAGCGTGGTGACCGGCCTGCGCCAACTGGCCGACGCACTGCCCGGGTCGGCCGCACGGCGGTGGACCGAGCTCGCCGACCGCATCCTGAGCGAGACCGCACGCCGCTGCCTGCACCCCAACGGCCACTGGTGCCGCGCCGAGGACGACGAGGGTCTGGACGCCGGTCTGCTGCTGCCCCTGGCCCGTGGCTGTGTACCGGCCAACGATCCGAGCGCGCTGCGCACCCGTGCCATCGTCGCCGACCAGCTGTCCCGGGAGGGCTACCTCTACCGCTTCCGCCACGGGGAGCAGCCCTTCCACGAGGCCGAGAGCGCCTTCGTGCTGTGCGGGTTCATGATGACCCTGGCCGCCCAGCGGCAAGGGGACGAGATCGGCGCCTTCCGGTGGTTCGAACGCACACGGTCAGCCTGCGGGCCACCAGGCCTGTTCGCGGAGGAGTTCGACATCAGCCAGCGCCAACTGCGTGGCAATCTCCCGCAGGCCTTCGTCCACGCGCTGCTGCTGGAGTGCTCGGTGCGCCTCAGCGACAGCGGGGCTTCTCAGTTCTGAGTCTCAGTAGTTCTGAGTCTCAGTGGAGTTCTGAGTCACAGTGGACCTGCTCACCCGTGCTCATGGCGACGGCCCGGCAGATGCTCGGCGAACTCGGTGAGTTTCTGGCGCACCCCGCGTGCGGCGATACCGGCCCGCTCCGGATCGTGCACCGCCGCCTTGGCCGCCTTCTTGCCCTGCTCCAGCATGATGTGCGGCGGGATGGGGGCGATCCCCGGGTCGACCTTGAACTCCAGGACGACCGGCCGGTCGCAGGCCAGCGCATCGTCCCAGGCCGCACCGACCTTGTTGGGTGCCTCGCAGCGGAAGCCCGCCAGCCCGAGCAGCTCGGCGAACTGGGCGTAGGGAACATCGGGGATGTCCTGGGAGCCCGGGTACTTGGGGTCGCCGCCCATGGCGCGCTGTTCCCAGGTGACCTGGTTGAGGTCCTGATTGTTCAACACACAGAAGACCAGCGGCGATGACCCGGCCATGCGGTCCATATACCGCTTGACGGTGATCATCTCGTTCATGCCGTTCATCTGGAACGCACCATCGCCGATGAAGGCGATCACCGGGCGGTCGGGATAGGCGAACCGGGCGGCGATCGCGTAGGGCACCGCCGGGCCCATGGTGGCCAGCGTCCCGGACAGCGAAGCCCGCATGCCCTCGCGGAGCTTGAGGTGGCGGGCCCACCAGTTGGTGCCGGAGCCGGAGTCGGCGGTGACGATGGCGTTGTCGGGCAGCCGCGGGGTGAGTTCGCTCGCCACCGCCTGAGGATTGATCAGCCCGCCGAAGTGCTGCTCGGAGCGCCGCTCGCAGATCCGGTTCCACTCCCGGACGTCCTTCTCGATCTGCTCGCGCCACTTACGGTCCTCCTTGCGGCGCAGCAGCGGGATAAGGGCGCGCAGGGTCTCCTTGGCGTCGCCGACGAGATGGGCCTCCATCGGATAGCGGACGCCGATCATCCGGCCGTCGATGTCGATCTCCACGCCGCGGGCCTGGCCCTCGTCCGGCAGCCACTCGGAGTACGGGAAGCTGGTGCCGATCATAAAGAGGGTGTCGCAGTTTTGGATCATCTGGTCGCTGGCCTTGCTACCCAGCAGGCCGATCGGCCCGGTGACCCAGGGCAGATCGTCCGGCAGCACTTCCCGGCCCAGCAGGGCCTTGGCCACCCCCGCGCCCAGCAGCTCGGCGACCTCCACGACCTCACCCTCGGCATCGGCGGCGCCCTGGCCGATCAGCATGGCGACCCGCTCGCCCTCGTTGAGAACCGCGGCCGCCCGGCGCAGCTCTGCTTCGTCCGGCAGCATGCGGGGGCGGCTCCAGCCGACGCTGGAGTACACCGAGCCGTGGGTCTTGGGCGGCGAAGGCTGGGCGTCCTCCTCCTGAATGTCCTCCGGGATGATGATCACGGAGGGACCACGCATGGTCAGCGCCGTCTTGAAAGCGCGGTCGATGACATGGCGGGCCTGTCCGGGGTGCACCACCATCTGGCAGAACTCCGAGACATCGGCGAACAGCTGCTCCAGAGCCACCTCCTGCTGATAGCCGGAGCCCAGGCACAGCCGCTTCTGCTGCCCGACGACGGCGACCACCGGCTGGCGGTCGAGCTTCGCGTCATACAGGCCGTTGAGCAGGTGAATCGCGCCCGGTCCCGAGGTGGCCGTGCAACAGCCGACCTCCCCGGTGAACTTGGCGTGCCCACAAGCCATGAACGCGGCTGTCTCCTCGTGCCTGGCCTGGATGAATTCGGGGTCTCCTGCCGCCCGGTCGAACGCCCCGAGCATGCCGTTGATCCCGTCTCCCGGATATCCGTAGACACGGTGTACCCCCCACTCGCGAAGGCGTTCGAGTACATAGTCGGCGACCTGGGTCATGGCACATCTCCTGGGTGAGGGGGCCGCTACCGGATCCCTGGGTTGCCCGCTTGACCGCCGTTAAACCAGTACGGCCCTTACGGCCCCTACAACGCCTACGGTCCCTTCCGCACGTGGATCTCAAGGGCTGCCTCAACCCTGCCGCCTCAGCGGAGCCGGTACCGCTCGACCCGCTCCGGGACGAGCGTCAGCCCGTGGCCGGGCCGTGTGCGGTCCGGCCGCAGCAGGCCGCCCGGCTCGGGGGCGAGGACGCCATCGAAGAGCATGGGCTCGACACGCACGTGATCATGGAAGTACTCCACATGGCGCAGATGCCAGACGGCAGCGCAGGCGTGGGCGCTGATCTGCGGGGCACAGTGGGCCGACAGGTCGATGCCGCGGGCGTCGCAGAGGGCGGCGACGCGCAGGAAGCCGGAGATACCGCCGCAGCGTGTGACGTCCGCCTGGAGACAGTCCACCGCACCGGCGCTCAGCATGCGGTGGAAGTAGGGCAGATCGAAGCCGTACTCGCCCGCCGCGATATCCAGACCGGCCGGTCCACGGTCGCGCAGCAGCCGCAGCCCTTCCAGATCGTCGGAGCTGACCGGCTCCTCCAGCCAGGTCACGCCATGTTCACGCAGGTCCTCCGCCCAGGCCAGCGCCTGTTTGCGGCGGTAGGCGCCATTGGCGTCCACATACAGCTCCGTGCCGTCCCCGATCGCGGTGCGGGCCGCACGCAGCCGTCCGGGGTCAGCCGCCGGCTCGCGGCCGATCTTGATCTTCACCCGGGGAATGCCCCGCGTCACCCAGTCGGTGAGCTGGTCGGCGACCTCCCGCTCGCCGTAGGAGGTGAAGCCGCCGCTGCCGTAGACCGGGACCGTATCGCGCAGCCCGCCGACCACCGTGACCAGGGGAAGCCCGAGCAGCCGGGCCTTCAGATCCCACAGGGCCACATCCACGGCGGAGACCGCCATCGCCGCCACACCCGGTACGCCGATGTTGCGGCAGGCCTTCAGCATCGCCGCCCAGGCGCGTCCCGGCTGGAGGGCGTCCGTGCCGGTGACGGCCGAGGCGAGTTCCGTACCGATAATGTCGGCGGCGGCCTGGTGACCATAGGTCCAGCCGATCCCGGTATGCCCGGCGGCCCGGACCTCGGCAAGCACGACTGTTGTGCCGTCCCAGGCCAGGGTGCCGTCGGACTCCGGCCGGTCGGTGGGAATCCGCCAGGCACGCGCCCGCACCTCCGCGACCGGCGTTTCGGCCCGGTCTGACTGATTGTTCCGGCTGTGCAGCGGGGGCTGCGTGTGCTGCGTGTGCTGCATAGTGCGCCCTTCGGGACGGGCGGGGGGACGGGCGTGTCGACCGCATGGCGCGGGGTACCCGTCGCGCGGCCAGCCGAAAAGTCCGGCCGCCGTCATCAGGGGTTTGTATGGCACACAAGGCGCGCAGCGTCACCGTTCCCGCCCGGACCGATACCCGGTTTCCGGGCGGGATGGCCGCTACCGAGAAGATCAATGTCAAGGGCCTGCAGGAGCGTCTGAGACGGCATGTCGAGGGTGAGGTGCGCTTCGACGATGGTTCGCGGGCGCTCTACGCGACCGACGCCTCCAACTTCCGGCAGGAACCCATCGGTGTCGTCATCCCCCGCACCATGGCTGATGTGACGGCCACCGTCGCGGCCTGCCACGCCTACGGCGCGCCGGTCCTCTCGCGGGGCTGCGGCACCAGCCTGTCCGGCGAGACGGTCAACTTCGCCGTGGTCATGGACTTCTCCAAGCACCTCACCGCGGTCGAAGGGATCGACGCCCGTAAGCGCCTGGCCCACTGCGAGCCGGGCGCGGTGTGCGACGACCTCAAGCGCGCCGCCGCGGAGCACGGGCTGACCTGGGGGCCGGACCCGTCGACGCACGCGTACTGCACGGTCGGCGGCATGCTGGGGAACAACTCCTGCGGCGCCCACTCCGTCATGTCCCAGTTCCGCGGCGGCGGCCCGCGTACCTCGGACAATGTCGAGGAGATGGAGGTCCTCACCTACGACGGCCTGCGGCTGACCGTCGGACCCACCAGCGAGCGGGAACTGGCCAGGATCATTGACGCGGGCGGGCGCCGCGCGGAGATCTACCGGGGCCTGCGCGATCTGCGCAACACCTACGCGGACGTCATCCGCGAACGTATGCCGGACATCCCACGCCGGGTGTCCGGCTACAACCTCGACGAACTGCTGCCCGAAAACGGCTTCAATGTCGCCCGCGCCCTGGTCGGCACCGAAGGCACCTGCGTCACCGTCCTCAACGCCACCCTGCGCCTCATGCCTCAGTCGGCGCACATCACCACCCTCGTACTGGGCTACGACGACATCTTCACGGCAGCCGACCGGACCGCGGCCGTGATGGACCATGAGCCGCTGGCCTGCGAAGCCATGGACGAGGTGCTGGTCAACAACCTCCGCCGGGAGAGCTCGCCGATGGCGGAGCTCGAACTGCTGCCGCCGGCCGCTGCCTGGCTGCTGATCGAGGTCGACGGCGACAGCCCGGCGGAGGCCGAGGCCCGTGCGGAACGGCTGCTGACGGACCGGCGGATCACCGACCGGCTCCGCGACGTCCGGCGGTACGCCGACCCGGCCGAGGCCGAGCGAGTCTGGCGGATCCGCGAGGGCGGCCTCGGCGCCACCGCGTTCCCGCCGGACGGCCCCGACCACTGGCCGGGCTGGGAGGATTCCGCCGTACCGCCCGCGCGCGTCGGCGACTATCTGCGCGACCTCAAGGAGCTGTACGCCAGACACGGCCTTGAGGGAGCGGTGTACGGCCACTTCGGGCAGGGCTGTGTGCACTCCCGGATCTCCTTCGACCTCTATACGGCCGACGGGATCGCCACCTACCGCCGCTTCCTTGAGCAGGCCGCCGATCTGGCCACCTCCTACGGAGGCTCGCTGAGCGGCGAACACGGCGACGGCCAGCAGCGCGCCGAACTTCTGCCCCGCATGTACGGGGAGGAACTGGTGGCGGCCTTCCGTGAGTTCAAGCGGATCTGGGACCCGCTGTGGAAGATGAACCCCGGCAAGGTCGTCGACGCGTACCGGCTGGATGAGCACCTGCGGCTCGGCACCGACTACCACCCGTCCCAGCCGGATACGTACTTCTCCTACCCCGAGGACAACGGCAGCCTCGCGCACGCCGCGCTGCGCTGCGTCGGCGTCGGAAAGTGCCGGGAACCGCACGGCGAGGGCACCATGTGCCCCAGCTTCCAGGTGCTGCACGAGGAGAAGCACACCACGCGCGGGCGGGCCCGGCTGTTCTCCGAAATGCTGGAGGGCGACATCAGCCAGGGCGGCTGGCGCGACGAGGACCTGCACGATGCCCTCGACCTGTGCCTGTCCTGCAAGGGCTGCACCCACGAGTGCCCGGTCGCTGTCGACATCCCCACCCTGAAGGCGGAGTTCCTGGCCCACTACTACGCCGGACGGCTCCGCCCGCGCGCCGCGTACGCCATGGGCTGGATCATGTACGCCGCCCGGCTCGCCTCCCTGGCCCCTTCCGTCGCCAACTTCGCCACGCAGACGCCGCTGCTGTCCCACGCCGTCAAACTCACCGGCGGGGTGGCGATGAAACGGCGCGTACCGGCCTTCGCCGCCACCCCTTTCCACCGCTGGTTCGCCGGCCACCGACCGGCCAACCCCGGCGGCAAGCCGGTGCTGCTGTGGCCGGACACCTTCAATAACTACTTCAAGCCCGAAACGGCCATCGCCGCCGTGCGGGTGCTCGAAGACGCCGGCTTCCGGGTGACTCTTCCCCGCTCCTCCCGGGTCTGCTGCGGCCGCCCGCTGTACGACTATGGCTTCCTCGGCATGGCTGAACGCTTTCTGCGCCACACGCTGGACGTCCTGCGCCCAGCCCTGCGGCAGGGCGTTCCGGTGGTGGGCATCGAGCCGAGCTGTCTGGCCGTCTTCCGCGACGAACTGCCCAAACTCATGCCGCACGACGCCGACGCCCGCCGCCTGACCGCTCTCG
This window harbors:
- a CDS encoding enolase C-terminal domain-like protein, coding for MQHTQHTQPPLHSRNNQSDRAETPVAEVRARAWRIPTDRPESDGTLAWDGTTVVLAEVRAAGHTGIGWTYGHQAAADIIGTELASAVTGTDALQPGRAWAAMLKACRNIGVPGVAAMAVSAVDVALWDLKARLLGLPLVTVVGGLRDTVPVYGSGGFTSYGEREVADQLTDWVTRGIPRVKIKIGREPAADPGRLRAARTAIGDGTELYVDANGAYRRKQALAWAEDLREHGVTWLEEPVSSDDLEGLRLLRDRGPAGLDIAAGEYGFDLPYFHRMLSAGAVDCLQADVTRCGGISGFLRVAALCDARGIDLSAHCAPQISAHACAAVWHLRHVEYFHDHVRVEPMLFDGVLAPEPGGLLRPDRTRPGHGLTLVPERVERYRLR
- a CDS encoding thiamine pyrophosphate-requiring protein; translated protein: MTQVADYVLERLREWGVHRVYGYPGDGINGMLGAFDRAAGDPEFIQARHEETAAFMACGHAKFTGEVGCCTATSGPGAIHLLNGLYDAKLDRQPVVAVVGQQKRLCLGSGYQQEVALEQLFADVSEFCQMVVHPGQARHVIDRAFKTALTMRGPSVIIIPEDIQEEDAQPSPPKTHGSVYSSVGWSRPRMLPDEAELRRAAAVLNEGERVAMLIGQGAADAEGEVVEVAELLGAGVAKALLGREVLPDDLPWVTGPIGLLGSKASDQMIQNCDTLFMIGTSFPYSEWLPDEGQARGVEIDIDGRMIGVRYPMEAHLVGDAKETLRALIPLLRRKEDRKWREQIEKDVREWNRICERRSEQHFGGLINPQAVASELTPRLPDNAIVTADSGSGTNWWARHLKLREGMRASLSGTLATMGPAVPYAIAARFAYPDRPVIAFIGDGAFQMNGMNEMITVKRYMDRMAGSSPLVFCVLNNQDLNQVTWEQRAMGGDPKYPGSQDIPDVPYAQFAELLGLAGFRCEAPNKVGAAWDDALACDRPVVLEFKVDPGIAPIPPHIMLEQGKKAAKAAVHDPERAGIAARGVRQKLTEFAEHLPGRRHEHG
- a CDS encoding FAD-binding and (Fe-S)-binding domain-containing protein, whose product is MAHKARSVTVPARTDTRFPGGMAATEKINVKGLQERLRRHVEGEVRFDDGSRALYATDASNFRQEPIGVVIPRTMADVTATVAACHAYGAPVLSRGCGTSLSGETVNFAVVMDFSKHLTAVEGIDARKRLAHCEPGAVCDDLKRAAAEHGLTWGPDPSTHAYCTVGGMLGNNSCGAHSVMSQFRGGGPRTSDNVEEMEVLTYDGLRLTVGPTSERELARIIDAGGRRAEIYRGLRDLRNTYADVIRERMPDIPRRVSGYNLDELLPENGFNVARALVGTEGTCVTVLNATLRLMPQSAHITTLVLGYDDIFTAADRTAAVMDHEPLACEAMDEVLVNNLRRESSPMAELELLPPAAAWLLIEVDGDSPAEAEARAERLLTDRRITDRLRDVRRYADPAEAERVWRIREGGLGATAFPPDGPDHWPGWEDSAVPPARVGDYLRDLKELYARHGLEGAVYGHFGQGCVHSRISFDLYTADGIATYRRFLEQAADLATSYGGSLSGEHGDGQQRAELLPRMYGEELVAAFREFKRIWDPLWKMNPGKVVDAYRLDEHLRLGTDYHPSQPDTYFSYPEDNGSLAHAALRCVGVGKCREPHGEGTMCPSFQVLHEEKHTTRGRARLFSEMLEGDISQGGWRDEDLHDALDLCLSCKGCTHECPVAVDIPTLKAEFLAHYYAGRLRPRAAYAMGWIMYAARLASLAPSVANFATQTPLLSHAVKLTGGVAMKRRVPAFAATPFHRWFAGHRPANPGGKPVLLWPDTFNNYFKPETAIAAVRVLEDAGFRVTLPRSSRVCCGRPLYDYGFLGMAERFLRHTLDVLRPALRQGVPVVGIEPSCLAVFRDELPKLMPHDADARRLTALAVQFSELLDRDAPDWRPPRLDSTALVHGHCHHKNSPGGIEAELRLLDRAGLDYALPDTGCCGMAGAFGFEHGERYDVSVAAGERVLLPAVRDAPDTTLLIANGFSCKEQISQQTERRALHIAEALALALDGPASSGPTSLGPRPERLIPDMTASPWRGAGAALTATAALTLATAARRARRG
- a CDS encoding glycoside hydrolase family 15 protein: MGRMALAGGPPAPRVLRDYAFLGDGERGALLGPHGDLVWLCVPRWDSDAVISPLIGGAGEYHLSPADPWHIWGGHYEDGTLIRVTRWITMDSVTECRDALAMPADPDRAVLLRRVRAVSGTAHLRLLLDVRPRFGHDAMVDLRWQGTCWSARGGGLHLRFTAAGARPAPGGGLRGTLTVPEGEERDIVLEIGTREGTDALDADRLWRSTEAEWRRSVPDCSSLAAPRDTRHAYAVLRGLTSTAGGMAAAATTSLPERANVNRNYDYRFAWIRDQCYAGLAVAAHGPHPLLDQAVRFITERVLEDGPKLRPAYTVTGDRVAPERPLSFLAGFPGGSNRVGNRAAQQFQLDTFGEVLQLYAAAARHDRLDTDARRAADVTVEAVAGNWTRRDAGLWELDERWWAHSRLSVVTGLRQLADALPGSAARRWTELADRILSETARRCLHPNGHWCRAEDDEGLDAGLLLPLARGCVPANDPSALRTRAIVADQLSREGYLYRFRHGEQPFHEAESAFVLCGFMMTLAAQRQGDEIGAFRWFERTRSACGPPGLFAEEFDISQRQLRGNLPQAFVHALLLECSVRLSDSGASQF